A region from the Leopardus geoffroyi isolate Oge1 chromosome C2, O.geoffroyi_Oge1_pat1.0, whole genome shotgun sequence genome encodes:
- the LOC123576095 gene encoding olfactory receptor 5K1 codes for MAEENHTMKSEFILTGFTDHPELKTLLFLVFLVIYLITMVGNLGLVILISKEPHLHMPMYIFLGNLALVDSCCACAITPKMLGNFFSENRMISLYECMAQFYFLCTVETADCFLLASMAYDRYVAICSPLQYHTMMSKKLCIQMTTGAFIAGNLHSMIHVGLLFRLAFCGSNHINHFYCDILPLYRLSCVDPYVNELVLFIFSGSIQVFTISSVLISYLYILFTIFKMKSKEGRTKAFSTCASHFLSVSLFYGSLFFMYIRPNLLEEGDKDIPAAILFTIVVPLLNPFIYSLRNKEVITVLRKIMKKKKSHENWKQMTSTVA; via the coding sequence ATGGCTGAAGAAAATCATACCATGAAAAGTGAGTTTATCCTGACAGGATTTACAGATCACCCAGAATTGAAGACGCTTCTTTTCTTGGTGTTCCTTGTCATCTATCTGATCACCATGGTAGGGAACCTTGGCCTGGTGATATTGATTTCAAAAGAGCCTCATCTTCACATGCCAATGTACATCTTTCTGGGCAACCTCGCTCTTGTGGATTCTTGCTGTGCCTGTGCCATTACTCCTAAGATGTTAGGGAACTTCTTTTCTGAGAACAGAATGATTTCTCTCTATGAATGCAtggcacaattttattttctttgcaccGTTGAAACTGCAGACTGCTTTCTTCTGGCATcaatggcctatgaccgctatgtggccataTGTAGCCCACTACAGTACCACACCATGATGTCAAAGAAACTCTGCATTCAGATGACCACAGGAGCCTTCATAGCTGGAAATCTACATTCCATGATTCATGTAGGGCTTCTATTTAGGTTAGCTTTCTGTGGATCTAATCACATCAACCACTTTTACTGTGATATTCTTCCTTTATACAGACTCTCCTGCGTTGACCCTTATGTCAATGAACTGGTACTATTTATCTTTTCAGGGTCAATTCAAGTTTTCACCATAAGCAGTGTCTTAATATCTTACCTGTACATTCTCTttactattttcaaaatgaaatccaAAGAAGGAAGGACCAAAGCCTTTTCTACTTGTGCATCCCactttttgtctgtttcattatTCTATGGATCCCTTTTTTTCATGTACATTAGACCAAATTTGCTCGAAGAGGGGGATAAAGATATACCAGCTGCTATTCTGTTTACAATTGTAGTTCCCTTActaaatccttttatttatagCCTGAGGAATAAGGAAGTAATAACTGTCCtgagaaaaattatgaagaaaaaaaaatctcatgaaaattggaaacaaatgaCATCTACTGTAGCTTAG